One genomic region from Dehalobacter restrictus DSM 9455 encodes:
- the rpoC gene encoding DNA-directed RNA polymerase subunit beta', with product MLDVNNFERMRIGLASPEMIRKWSYGEVKKPETINYRTLKPEREGLFCEKIFGPTRDWECHCGKYKRVRYKGIICDRCGVEVTRSKVRRERMGHIELAAPVSHIWYFKGIPSRMGLLLDMSPRSLEKVLYFVAYIVVDPKDTSLMKKQLLTETEYREAREKYGSGFKAEMGAEAIKALLTEIDLDKLNEELRTELKEVSGQRKIRAIRRLEVVEAFKQSGNSPEWMVLDAIPVIPPELRPMVQLDGGRFATSDLNDLYRRVINRNNRLKKLLDLGAPDIIVRNEKRMLQEAVDALIDNGRRGRPVTGPGNRPLKSLSDMLKGKQGRFRQNLLGKRVDYSGRSVIVVGPTLKLSQCGLPKEMAIELFKPFVMKNLVNEGYAHNIKSAKRMVERVRPEVWDVLEKVIAEHPVLLNRAPTLHRLGIQAFEPILVEGKALQIHPLVCTAYNADFDGDQMAVHVPLSAEAQSEARLLMLSAHNILNPKDGRPVASPTKDMVLGCYYLTMERPGALGEGKIFKDLDEAVLAYNSKAVHLQALIKVRKDGKLLETTTGRLIFNTVIPEEAGYINEMVTKKSLDKIVAKTYRFCGYEKTALLLDGIKNLGFKFSTRAGVTVGIDDIQVPEVKRTILAEADIAVAKTEQQYRRGLITDEERKILVIEIWTKANDSVTKALMESLDKFNPVYMMANSGARGNIQQLRQLAGMRGLMADPSGRTIELPIKANFREGLTVLEYFISSHGARKGLADTALRTADSGYLTRRLVDVSQDVIVREDDCGSDKGIMVEDIKEGSEMIEKLEERLVGRFLVREIRHPETGELLASPDYEISEEQAKAIADVYDKVEIRSVLNCKTRYGVCKKCYGRNLATGRQVEIGEAVGIIAAQSIGEPGTQLTMRTFHTGGVAGDDITQGLPRVEELFEARKPKGQAIISEISGTITIREVKGRREVEVTSETGEQGIYTIPFGSRLKVKNGQVISPCDELTEGSINPHDTLKIKGIIGVQVYLLGEVQRVYRLQGVDINDKHIEVMVRQMLRKVKIEEAGDTSLLPGGLIDIFEFEEENAKVLQEGGEPAECRPVLLGITKASLATDSFLSAASFQETTRVLTEAAIKGKVDPLIGLKENVIIGKLIPAGTGMSKYRTLKVTDSGALQSRTEV from the coding sequence GTGCTTGATGTGAATAATTTTGAGAGGATGCGTATCGGGTTGGCTTCTCCGGAGATGATCCGCAAATGGTCCTATGGGGAAGTAAAAAAACCTGAAACCATTAATTACCGCACCTTAAAGCCCGAAAGAGAAGGCCTTTTCTGTGAAAAAATATTTGGCCCTACCCGTGACTGGGAGTGCCACTGCGGTAAATATAAGAGAGTCCGTTATAAAGGCATTATTTGTGACCGATGCGGTGTTGAAGTAACGAGGTCTAAAGTCCGCCGCGAGAGAATGGGACATATTGAGCTGGCTGCGCCGGTTTCCCATATCTGGTACTTCAAAGGGATTCCGAGCAGAATGGGGCTTCTGCTGGACATGTCACCACGTTCCCTGGAAAAAGTTCTATATTTTGTCGCGTATATCGTTGTTGATCCAAAGGATACCTCCCTGATGAAAAAACAGCTTCTTACCGAGACAGAATACCGGGAGGCCAGGGAAAAATACGGCAGTGGCTTCAAGGCGGAGATGGGTGCTGAGGCCATCAAGGCGTTATTAACCGAGATTGATCTGGATAAACTGAACGAAGAACTTCGCACCGAGCTTAAGGAAGTGTCCGGTCAGCGGAAAATCAGGGCGATCAGACGTCTGGAAGTTGTCGAAGCATTTAAACAGTCCGGAAACAGTCCGGAATGGATGGTTCTTGATGCGATCCCGGTTATTCCACCAGAACTGCGGCCGATGGTTCAGCTGGATGGCGGAAGGTTTGCAACCTCCGACCTGAATGATCTGTACCGCAGGGTTATTAATAGAAATAACAGGCTGAAAAAGCTTCTTGACCTTGGCGCTCCTGATATTATTGTCCGGAACGAAAAAAGAATGCTTCAAGAAGCTGTTGACGCACTGATTGACAATGGCCGTCGCGGACGGCCGGTTACCGGACCCGGCAACAGGCCGCTAAAATCGTTGAGTGATATGCTGAAAGGCAAGCAGGGAAGATTCCGTCAGAACCTTTTAGGAAAACGTGTTGACTATTCCGGCCGTTCTGTTATCGTTGTAGGGCCGACACTGAAGCTTTCCCAGTGCGGGTTGCCGAAAGAGATGGCGATTGAGCTGTTTAAGCCTTTCGTGATGAAAAACTTAGTTAATGAGGGTTATGCCCATAATATTAAAAGCGCCAAGCGAATGGTGGAAAGGGTAAGACCGGAAGTATGGGATGTCCTGGAAAAAGTCATTGCTGAGCATCCAGTGCTCCTGAACCGTGCCCCAACGCTGCACAGACTTGGAATTCAGGCTTTTGAGCCTATCCTTGTCGAAGGTAAGGCTCTGCAGATTCACCCGCTCGTTTGTACGGCTTACAATGCCGACTTCGATGGGGACCAGATGGCGGTTCACGTGCCGCTTTCCGCTGAGGCCCAGTCTGAAGCTCGGCTGCTGATGCTGTCTGCGCACAATATCCTGAACCCGAAAGACGGACGCCCGGTAGCTTCACCAACCAAAGATATGGTTCTGGGCTGCTACTATCTGACAATGGAAAGACCTGGAGCCCTTGGTGAAGGCAAGATCTTCAAGGATCTGGATGAAGCGGTTCTGGCGTACAATTCCAAAGCTGTCCATCTTCAAGCCTTGATCAAGGTGCGCAAGGATGGAAAACTTCTGGAGACAACGACAGGAAGACTCATTTTCAATACCGTTATTCCTGAAGAAGCCGGTTATATAAACGAAATGGTCACTAAGAAGTCTTTAGATAAAATTGTTGCCAAGACTTACCGTTTTTGCGGTTACGAGAAGACAGCCTTATTGCTGGACGGAATAAAAAATCTAGGCTTTAAGTTTTCGACACGAGCCGGAGTCACGGTCGGTATTGACGATATCCAGGTTCCCGAAGTCAAGAGAACGATTCTGGCCGAGGCGGATATTGCTGTTGCCAAGACCGAACAGCAGTACCGACGCGGTCTCATTACCGATGAAGAGCGCAAGATCCTTGTTATCGAAATCTGGACTAAAGCCAATGATTCCGTAACGAAAGCTTTGATGGAATCACTGGATAAGTTTAATCCGGTTTATATGATGGCCAATTCCGGAGCGCGTGGTAATATTCAGCAGCTGCGTCAGCTGGCAGGGATGCGCGGACTGATGGCAGACCCGTCAGGCCGAACGATTGAACTGCCTATTAAAGCCAACTTCCGTGAAGGCCTGACTGTGTTGGAGTACTTTATCTCTTCGCACGGTGCGCGTAAAGGTTTGGCTGACACCGCACTCAGAACTGCCGACTCCGGGTATCTGACCCGCAGACTCGTCGATGTATCCCAGGATGTCATTGTCCGGGAGGATGATTGCGGCTCCGATAAAGGCATTATGGTCGAAGACATCAAGGAAGGCAGTGAAATGATCGAGAAACTGGAAGAACGTCTGGTAGGACGGTTCCTGGTAAGAGAGATCCGTCATCCTGAAACAGGCGAACTGCTGGCTTCTCCCGATTACGAAATCAGTGAAGAACAAGCTAAAGCGATTGCTGATGTTTATGACAAAGTTGAGATAAGGTCCGTGCTGAACTGTAAGACCCGTTACGGCGTTTGCAAGAAATGCTACGGCAGAAACCTTGCCACCGGACGTCAGGTTGAAATCGGCGAAGCAGTCGGCATTATCGCTGCCCAATCTATCGGTGAACCTGGAACCCAGCTTACGATGCGTACTTTCCACACCGGTGGTGTTGCCGGAGACGACATTACTCAGGGTCTGCCGAGGGTAGAGGAACTGTTTGAAGCACGCAAGCCCAAAGGCCAGGCGATTATCTCCGAAATCAGTGGCACAATTACGATTAGAGAAGTCAAAGGCCGCAGAGAAGTGGAAGTCACGAGCGAAACCGGGGAACAAGGAATCTATACCATACCGTTTGGTTCCCGCCTCAAAGTCAAGAATGGCCAGGTCATTTCCCCATGTGACGAATTGACCGAAGGCAGCATTAATCCTCATGATACGCTGAAGATCAAGGGAATAATCGGTGTACAGGTCTATCTGCTCGGAGAAGTGCAGCGGGTATACCGTCTGCAGGGCGTTGATATCAATGACAAGCATATCGAGGTGATGGTCCGGCAGATGCTCAGAAAAGTTAAGATAGAAGAAGCCGGAGACACCAGCCTTCTACCCGGTGGACTGATCGATATCTTCGAGTTTGAGGAGGAAAACGCGAAAGTCTTGCAGGAAGGCGGAGAACCTGCTGAATGCCGTCCGGTTCTGCTCGGAATTACCAAGGCTTCTCTCGCTACCGATTCCTTCCTCTCGGCAGCATCTTTCCAGGAGACAACCAGAGTACTCACGGAAGCTGCTATTAAAGGAAAAGTCGATCCGCTGATTGGCCTGAAAGAGAATGTCATCATCGGAAAACTAATCCCTGCTGGTACCGGGATGTCCAAATACCGCACCCTGAAGGTCACAGACAGCGGGGCCCTTCAGTCCAGGACTGAAGTCTAG